Proteins found in one Nitrospirota bacterium genomic segment:
- a CDS encoding M28 family peptidase has product MRRALLIFCGTALVLFSALGSGSQAGEPDGLARALDEVSGARMLADVQRLSSPEFNGRQTGTTDDLRSGIFVAERFQALGLQLAQLMSARPAAQGWAMAEPVTVMQIAEPPLLQLFVGPERVTARPVADYLPIFDSPSVSVTAPVVFLGYGISDPARGFDEYEGQDVRNRIVLFLRGKPDWYPAPVSNADKERTAREKGAVAFLLVTGPIMNAYEARRGMSTAPMGSYTGLDGERPLPGAWLTPALAERFFSGRTSPLRNRQEQLNRSRVPQSGPTGVLARLAWDASPVQGILYNFLALKPGQDPVCSQDTIIVGAHRDHFGRQGGVLFPGADDNASGTSVLLEVARAFRDLKPKRSVLFVSFSGEEQGLLGSRLYVARPARPLAGTIAMINVDHAGIGNGRLTVGVTGLAKETATQAGQMAGLSDRLDLFGFFPGGDHVPFKEAGVPTVTVVSGGPHPHFHQPSDTAETVKPEILQTAARYVLALAWLLANAD; this is encoded by the coding sequence ATGAGACGAGCCCTGCTCATTTTCTGTGGAACCGCCCTCGTCCTTTTTTCGGCCCTCGGATCGGGCAGCCAGGCGGGAGAGCCGGACGGCCTGGCTCGCGCGCTGGACGAGGTGTCCGGCGCACGGATGCTGGCGGACGTGCAGCGGCTGAGCAGCCCCGAATTCAACGGACGCCAGACCGGGACGACCGACGACCTTCGGTCGGGGATCTTCGTGGCGGAGCGGTTCCAGGCGCTGGGACTGCAGCTTGCCCAGCTCATGTCCGCCCGGCCCGCCGCCCAGGGATGGGCCATGGCCGAGCCGGTCACGGTGATGCAGATCGCCGAGCCCCCTCTCCTCCAGCTCTTCGTGGGACCCGAGCGCGTCACGGCCAGACCGGTGGCGGACTACCTCCCGATCTTCGACTCCCCATCGGTCAGCGTCACGGCCCCCGTCGTATTCCTCGGGTACGGCATTTCCGACCCGGCCAGGGGGTTCGACGAGTACGAGGGGCAGGACGTGCGCAACCGGATCGTGCTGTTCCTCCGGGGAAAGCCGGACTGGTATCCCGCCCCGGTCTCCAACGCGGACAAGGAGCGCACAGCCAGGGAGAAAGGCGCCGTCGCCTTCCTGCTGGTCACCGGGCCGATCATGAACGCGTACGAAGCCCGACGCGGCATGAGCACCGCGCCGATGGGCTCCTACACCGGCCTGGACGGCGAGCGCCCACTGCCCGGAGCGTGGCTGACTCCCGCCCTGGCCGAGCGGTTCTTCTCCGGACGGACCAGTCCGTTGCGCAACCGACAGGAGCAATTGAACCGCTCGCGCGTGCCCCAATCTGGGCCGACCGGCGTCCTGGCCCGTCTGGCGTGGGACGCCTCCCCGGTCCAGGGCATCCTCTACAACTTCCTGGCCCTCAAGCCCGGCCAGGACCCCGTGTGCTCGCAAGACACCATCATCGTCGGCGCGCACCGGGATCATTTTGGCCGGCAGGGAGGCGTGCTGTTCCCCGGAGCGGACGACAACGCCTCGGGAACTTCCGTGTTGCTCGAGGTGGCACGGGCCTTTCGCGATCTGAAGCCGAAACGTTCGGTCCTGTTCGTGTCGTTCAGCGGGGAGGAGCAGGGGCTGCTCGGATCACGACTCTACGTCGCCCGGCCGGCCCGGCCCCTCGCCGGCACCATCGCCATGATCAACGTGGACCATGCGGGCATCGGCAACGGCCGGCTGACGGTGGGAGTGACGGGCCTGGCCAAGGAGACGGCGACACAGGCCGGCCAGATGGCCGGCCTTTCGGACCGGCTGGACCTCTTCGGATTCTTTCCTGGAGGCGACCACGTCCCGTTCAAGGAGGCAGGCGTTCCGACCGTGACCGTCGTGAGCGGCGGTCCGCACCCTCACTTTCATCAGCCGAGCGACACGGCTGAGACGGTCAAGCCGGAGATTCTGCAGACGGCGGCGCGCTACGTCCTGGCCCTCGCCTGGCTCTTGGCAAACGCCGACTGA
- a CDS encoding transglutaminase family protein — translation MVIRLALTLALLCTIWLSPAHTRTLVLDGALSSNFHVKDTAVIGMPSGQGGIDQFSYNLVPPPNVTTKTSKQVVSNYRYQARPKPSSVQEQTDPYGNRILKLTWQAPAGEVQVVSEYDIKASVEFAPVFMAAPYPLAPSSIPSDVAPYLKPSAQVQSDDQEIKTLAADLAKGAATEHEAVAKILHWVVDHLHYQLDPSGYDAIYTKREGKGNCQNYTHLAAALLRAAGIPARMVRGRTLEKPWEVDEDNGRRRWTSRWAAGRHAWLEIYYPDQGWLMYDSQAYHLFVSTRFIRMEVGPDNKAVHTDGLMSWRSRGNVEPKILDMRVEADFSQDQDVVKAQRVENVPQKLLYAAALQSAARPVPAPPVPAPPAVAPPPLPPVPKAPLKLEDFDFPVVFGNLEFPHELRLFEPVKAEGGGQFSLEGNYMVETAEYITGDMVYAQALEPDRPVLLKDFSLALHRFGGETGELWVEVYEDGGDGPSKLVAKSRPVRTAQIRTPPNRYEWVAFSFEGMKTVLQDRRYWIVPKYSGDPIVNWFFLYGKVVTPEDSTRARLASLTGPVWNQILNIEFNFRLRGLISLKD, via the coding sequence ATGGTGATCCGGCTGGCCCTGACTCTCGCGCTGCTCTGCACCATCTGGTTGAGTCCCGCCCATACGAGGACGCTGGTTCTTGATGGAGCGCTGTCGTCCAATTTTCACGTGAAGGACACGGCGGTCATAGGGATGCCGAGCGGGCAGGGCGGGATTGACCAGTTCTCCTACAACCTGGTCCCGCCGCCCAACGTGACGACGAAGACGTCCAAACAGGTGGTCTCGAATTACCGGTACCAGGCCAGGCCCAAGCCGTCCTCCGTGCAGGAACAGACCGATCCCTACGGCAACCGCATCCTCAAGCTGACCTGGCAGGCACCGGCCGGCGAGGTCCAAGTCGTCAGCGAATACGACATCAAGGCCTCGGTGGAGTTCGCGCCGGTGTTCATGGCGGCCCCCTATCCCCTCGCACCTTCCTCGATTCCCTCCGACGTCGCCCCGTATCTCAAACCTTCGGCCCAGGTCCAGTCGGACGATCAGGAGATCAAAACCCTGGCGGCCGATTTGGCGAAGGGAGCGGCGACGGAGCATGAGGCGGTCGCCAAGATTCTCCATTGGGTGGTGGACCACCTCCACTACCAACTGGACCCGTCCGGCTATGACGCGATCTACACGAAACGGGAGGGCAAGGGAAACTGCCAGAACTACACCCACCTGGCCGCCGCCCTCCTGCGCGCTGCGGGCATCCCCGCCAGGATGGTAAGGGGCCGGACGTTGGAGAAGCCCTGGGAGGTGGACGAGGACAATGGCCGCCGTCGCTGGACCAGCCGCTGGGCGGCCGGCCGTCATGCCTGGCTGGAGATATATTATCCGGACCAAGGCTGGCTGATGTACGACAGCCAGGCCTATCACCTGTTCGTCTCCACCCGGTTTATCCGGATGGAAGTCGGTCCGGACAACAAGGCGGTCCACACGGATGGGCTCATGTCCTGGCGCAGCCGTGGCAACGTCGAGCCCAAGATTCTGGACATGCGCGTAGAGGCGGACTTCTCCCAAGACCAGGACGTGGTCAAGGCCCAGCGGGTGGAAAACGTGCCCCAGAAGCTGCTCTACGCGGCCGCCTTGCAGTCGGCCGCTCGGCCGGTGCCCGCGCCTCCCGTGCCGGCGCCGCCGGCCGTGGCACCGCCTCCGCTCCCCCCGGTTCCGAAGGCCCCGCTCAAACTGGAAGACTTCGACTTCCCGGTGGTCTTCGGGAATCTGGAGTTCCCGCACGAACTCCGGCTGTTCGAGCCGGTGAAGGCGGAAGGCGGAGGCCAGTTTTCCCTCGAAGGGAACTACATGGTGGAAACGGCGGAGTACATCACCGGCGACATGGTCTATGCCCAGGCCCTGGAGCCGGACCGGCCGGTGCTGCTGAAGGATTTCTCGCTCGCCCTGCACCGGTTCGGCGGCGAGACCGGCGAGTTGTGGGTCGAGGTCTATGAGGACGGCGGCGACGGGCCCAGCAAGCTGGTGGCGAAGAGCCGGCCGGTCAGGACCGCCCAGATTCGCACCCCGCCCAACCGCTATGAATGGGTCGCCTTTTCCTTCGAAGGGATGAAGACCGTCCTGCAGGACCGCCGCTACTGGATCGTGCCGAAGTATTCGGGCGACCCGATCGTGAACTGGTTCTTCCTCTATGGCAAGGTGGTCACGCCGGAGGACAGCACGAGGGCCAGACTCGCCTCTCTCACCGGCCCGGTGTGGAACCAGATCCTGAACATCGAGTTCAACTTCAGGCTCAGGGGGCTGATCTCGCTGAAGGATTGA
- a CDS encoding DUF3313 domain-containing protein, translating into MLLDADRLCLRRAGATVVIVTVVGLLAGGCRSDRVTPSGFLGDYSGMEPLPEDPSILYAEKPNVDWKVYKKLQFDPVTVSYAPDARNRQIDPAELKKLTDYAVNAAREAVQDAYPVVQEPGPDVLLVRAALTDVIPASPLVNLATTAALFVPLDMGGAAIEVEFVDSRSGERLAALVDRRIGFPLHPGDFVQGFTKWGHAKRAFDQWARLLREGLDEAHGKKPQ; encoded by the coding sequence GTGCTTCTCGACGCCGATCGGCTCTGCCTGCGACGGGCAGGCGCGACCGTGGTCATCGTGACCGTGGTCGGGCTGCTCGCCGGCGGGTGCCGGTCCGACAGGGTGACTCCATCCGGCTTCCTCGGGGACTACTCGGGCATGGAGCCGCTGCCCGAAGACCCCTCCATTCTCTACGCGGAAAAGCCGAACGTAGACTGGAAGGTGTACAAGAAGCTCCAGTTCGATCCGGTCACGGTCTCCTATGCGCCCGATGCCAGGAACCGCCAGATTGATCCGGCCGAGCTGAAGAAGCTGACCGACTATGCCGTGAACGCCGCAAGAGAGGCGGTGCAGGATGCTTACCCGGTGGTGCAGGAGCCGGGCCCCGACGTGCTGCTGGTGCGGGCTGCCCTGACCGACGTGATCCCGGCCAGCCCGCTGGTGAACCTGGCCACGACGGCGGCCCTCTTCGTGCCATTGGACATGGGGGGAGCCGCGATCGAGGTGGAATTCGTGGACTCCCGATCAGGGGAGCGGCTGGCGGCCCTGGTGGATCGCCGGATCGGGTTCCCCCTCCATCCGGGTGATTTCGTCCAGGGGTTTACGAAATGGGGCCATGCCAAGCGGGCCTTCGACCAGTGGGCGAGGCTGCTGCGGGAGGGTCTGGACGAAGCCCACGGGAAGAAGCCTCAATAG
- a CDS encoding nucleoside deaminase, which yields MTDEDYMRLAIRTALEGITKGQTPFGACLVKDGRVVCLAHNGVWERTDITAHAEVLAIREACAKLKTVDLTGCAIYSTCEPCPMCFSACHWARIARIVYGAGIEDARRSGFNELAIASEQMRQLGASQIEIRGGLLREESLALFTAWAERADRRAY from the coding sequence GTGACGGACGAAGATTATATGAGGCTCGCGATCCGGACCGCCCTGGAGGGGATCACAAAGGGGCAGACGCCCTTTGGCGCCTGCCTCGTCAAGGACGGCCGGGTCGTCTGCCTCGCCCACAACGGCGTGTGGGAACGGACCGACATCACGGCCCACGCGGAAGTGCTGGCGATCCGGGAGGCCTGCGCGAAGCTCAAGACCGTGGACCTGACCGGCTGCGCGATCTACTCGACCTGCGAGCCCTGTCCCATGTGTTTCAGCGCCTGCCACTGGGCCCGCATCGCGAGGATCGTGTACGGCGCCGGGATCGAGGACGCCCGGCGGAGCGGGTTCAACGAGCTGGCCATCGCGAGCGAGCAGATGCGGCAACTGGGTGCGAGTCAGATCGAGATCAGAGGGGGCCTGCTCCGGGAGGAGAGCCTGGCGCTCTTCACCGCCTGGGCCGAGCGGGCCGACCGGCGGGCCTATTGA
- a CDS encoding metal-dependent hydrolase, which translates to MASEISHAVVALAIGKAIGKSIGWRAVPARFWWLSVICSVLPDVDVLGFALGIEYGDLLGHRGLTHSLCFALVVSLAVVRMQFPEAALGSQSWWRLIAHFFLVTASHGFLDAMTNGGLGVAFFSPFDNSRYFLPWRPVEVSPIGLAGFFTPHGAQVLASELMWIWIPVGLAALAVGTYRRLASGRFP; encoded by the coding sequence ATGGCGTCGGAAATTTCCCATGCGGTCGTCGCGCTGGCGATCGGCAAGGCCATTGGCAAGTCCATTGGGTGGAGGGCCGTGCCGGCCCGCTTCTGGTGGCTGTCGGTCATCTGCTCGGTATTGCCGGACGTGGACGTCCTCGGTTTCGCCCTCGGCATCGAATATGGGGATCTGCTGGGCCATCGCGGCTTGACCCATTCCCTCTGCTTCGCCCTGGTTGTGAGCCTGGCCGTCGTCCGGATGCAATTCCCGGAGGCGGCCTTGGGCTCGCAATCCTGGTGGAGGCTGATCGCGCACTTCTTTCTCGTCACGGCGTCGCACGGCTTCCTGGACGCCATGACCAACGGCGGGCTCGGGGTGGCCTTCTTCTCGCCCTTCGACAACAGCCGGTACTTTCTGCCCTGGCGGCCGGTGGAGGTCTCGCCGATCGGGTTGGCCGGGTTCTTCACGCCCCACGGCGCGCAAGTGCTGGCCAGCGAGCTGATGTGGATCTGGATTCCGGTCGGCTTGGCGGCTCTCGCGGTTGGGACCTATAGGAGGCTGGCATCCGGGCGGTTTCCATGA
- the uvrB gene encoding excinuclease ABC subunit UvrB: MPATNRFKLEAPFAPCGDQGQAIEKLTSGVQAGKQHQVLLGVTGSGKTFTMANLIERAQKPTLVLVHNKTLAGQLYQEFRAFFPHNAVEYFVSYYDYYQPEAYIPQTDTYIAKDASINDAIDQMRHSATRSLLERNDVVIVSSVSCIYGLGSPEVYHDMLLYLEEGMEIRREQILAKLVEIQYARNDTDFHRGTFRARGDVVEIFPASSDANSVRIELFGDVVDAIHEIDPLTGKSLARLPKVPIYPNTHYLIAPDRYERALNGIEGELDERIAFFKQQGKLLEAQRIEQRTKFDLEMIRAMGYCHGIENYSRHLSGRAPGEPPPTLLDYFPKDFLLIVDESHATIPQVQGMYEGDHSRKKSLVEYGFRLPSAFDNRPLTFAEFERTINQVVYVSATPGSYELEHAGSAVVEQIIRPTGLMDPEIEVRPARGQVDDLLAEARAEAARGSRVLVTTLTKRMAEDLTEYFHDLGVKVRYLHSDIKTLERAEIVRDLRRGVFDVLVGINLLREGLDLPEVCLVAILDADKEGYLRSHRSLIQTAGRAARNSRGRVILYGDTVTDSMRLAIDETARRRRIQADYNRAHGITPASVKKGIPELEYKMAEMDYLNLERAAEPEAAYESGATDKVIQTLEEEMKLAARNLEFERAAELRDRIRSLRLKELEASR; the protein is encoded by the coding sequence ATGCCGGCGACGAATCGGTTCAAGCTGGAAGCTCCGTTTGCGCCCTGCGGGGATCAGGGCCAGGCCATCGAGAAGCTGACGTCCGGGGTGCAGGCCGGCAAACAGCACCAGGTCCTGCTGGGCGTCACCGGCTCCGGCAAGACCTTCACGATGGCCAACCTGATCGAGCGGGCGCAGAAGCCGACGCTCGTGCTGGTCCACAACAAGACCCTGGCGGGCCAGCTCTACCAGGAGTTCAGGGCCTTCTTCCCGCACAACGCGGTCGAATACTTCGTCAGCTACTACGACTACTACCAGCCGGAAGCCTACATCCCCCAGACCGACACCTACATCGCCAAGGACGCTTCGATCAACGACGCGATCGACCAGATGCGCCACTCCGCCACCCGGTCGCTGCTGGAGCGGAACGACGTCGTGATCGTGTCCTCGGTTTCCTGCATCTACGGCCTGGGCTCCCCGGAGGTCTACCACGACATGCTGCTCTATCTGGAAGAAGGGATGGAAATCCGGCGCGAGCAGATCCTGGCCAAGCTGGTGGAGATCCAGTACGCTCGGAACGACACGGACTTCCACCGGGGCACGTTCCGGGCCCGCGGGGACGTGGTCGAGATCTTTCCGGCCTCCTCCGACGCCAACTCGGTGCGGATCGAGCTGTTCGGGGACGTGGTGGACGCGATCCACGAGATTGATCCGCTCACAGGCAAGTCCCTGGCCCGGCTTCCCAAGGTGCCGATCTATCCGAACACCCACTACCTGATCGCCCCGGACCGGTACGAACGGGCGCTGAACGGGATCGAAGGAGAGCTGGACGAGCGCATCGCCTTCTTCAAGCAGCAGGGCAAGCTCCTGGAGGCGCAGCGGATCGAGCAGCGGACCAAGTTCGACCTCGAAATGATCCGGGCGATGGGCTATTGCCACGGGATCGAGAACTACTCCCGCCACCTCAGCGGCCGGGCGCCGGGCGAACCGCCGCCCACGCTGCTCGACTATTTCCCCAAGGATTTTCTGCTGATTGTGGACGAGTCCCACGCGACGATCCCCCAGGTGCAGGGGATGTACGAGGGCGACCATTCGCGCAAGAAGAGCCTGGTGGAGTACGGGTTCCGCCTGCCGTCGGCCTTCGACAACCGGCCGCTGACCTTCGCGGAGTTCGAGCGCACGATCAACCAGGTGGTCTACGTCTCGGCGACGCCGGGCTCCTATGAGCTGGAGCACGCCGGCTCGGCGGTCGTCGAGCAGATCATCCGGCCCACCGGGCTGATGGACCCGGAGATCGAGGTCCGGCCGGCAAGGGGGCAGGTGGACGACCTGCTCGCGGAGGCCCGGGCGGAGGCGGCGCGAGGGAGCCGGGTGCTCGTGACGACCTTGACCAAGCGGATGGCGGAGGACCTGACCGAGTACTTCCACGACCTGGGTGTGAAGGTCCGTTACCTCCATTCCGACATCAAGACGCTGGAGCGGGCCGAGATCGTGCGGGACCTGCGGCGCGGCGTCTTCGACGTGCTGGTGGGGATCAACCTCCTGCGAGAAGGGCTGGATCTTCCGGAGGTCTGCCTCGTGGCGATCCTGGACGCGGACAAGGAAGGCTACCTGCGCTCCCACCGGTCGCTGATCCAGACGGCGGGGCGCGCGGCGCGCAACAGCCGGGGCCGGGTGATCCTCTACGGCGACACGGTCACCGACTCCATGCGGCTGGCCATTGACGAGACGGCGCGGCGGCGGCGCATTCAGGCCGATTACAACAGGGCCCACGGCATCACGCCGGCCAGCGTGAAGAAGGGGATTCCAGAGCTGGAGTACAAGATGGCCGAGATGGATTATCTGAACCTGGAGCGGGCGGCCGAGCCGGAAGCCGCCTACGAGAGCGGGGCGACGGACAAGGTGATCCAGACGCTCGAGGAGGAGATGAAGCTCGCGGCAAGGAACCTGGAGTTCGAACGGGCGGCCGAGCTGCGGGATCGGATCCGCTCGCTCCGGCTCAAGGAACTGGAAGCATCCCGATGA
- a CDS encoding DUF4321 domain-containing protein: MKKSPWVLLLFIVLGGLLGGVLGETLRVMAPSGAIQNLFSTAITPGINPPLTIDLVLLKLTVGFTVKMNILTFLGIFLGIYLYKQA; encoded by the coding sequence ATGAAAAAATCCCCCTGGGTCCTGCTCCTCTTCATCGTGCTGGGCGGGCTGCTCGGCGGGGTCCTGGGAGAAACCCTCCGGGTGATGGCCCCGTCTGGCGCCATCCAGAACCTGTTCTCGACGGCCATCACGCCGGGTATCAATCCGCCGCTGACCATCGACCTCGTCCTGCTCAAACTCACCGTCGGATTCACGGTGAAAATGAACATCCTCACCTTTCTCGGCATCTTCCTGGGCATCTACCTCTATAAACAGGCCTGA
- a CDS encoding PilZ domain-containing protein, which yields MELDPAQDQPPEKREHFRISVVLPLHYRLTGEPAGEPSPAEVNISGGGIGFVTTRQFNPDDSLDLRLVLPDTQSIHATAKVVRIAPITRDKSSHLVGARFTAIGDEDRERLISFIFRLQAERRRSHFDV from the coding sequence ATGGAACTCGACCCCGCACAGGATCAGCCCCCCGAGAAGCGAGAGCACTTCCGCATCAGCGTGGTGCTCCCCCTGCACTACCGATTGACGGGAGAGCCGGCTGGTGAGCCGAGTCCCGCCGAGGTGAACATCAGCGGCGGGGGCATCGGTTTCGTGACCACGCGGCAATTCAACCCCGACGACTCGCTGGATCTCAGGCTTGTCCTGCCCGACACCCAGTCCATTCACGCGACCGCGAAGGTCGTCCGCATCGCGCCGATTACGCGCGACAAGTCCTCCCATCTGGTCGGGGCCAGGTTCACCGCCATCGGCGATGAAGATCGGGAACGGCTCATCAGCTTCATCTTCCGCCTCCAAGCCGAGCGCCGTCGCAGCCATTTCGACGTCTAA